In Eupeodes corollae chromosome 3, idEupCoro1.1, whole genome shotgun sequence, a single genomic region encodes these proteins:
- the LOC129950525 gene encoding uncharacterized protein LOC129950525: MDLLNRGLNFTVKPRKVPIIDIVADIESAIQYKQYDIKKSVRDKALPLIKNTLKQQHLNSTDNKMNNALEKLKKHNTYFMKSDKVKNTFDFVDKVKNIEIEDDEIMISFDVTALFPSIPINEAVEAIRNHLLKFDLPPEKTKTYIDCINICMKHNCFQFRDSFYSNDFGCSMGNGLSPYVAEAYMCKFESDLKKEGKLPRIWHRYVDDTFAVVKKSEAEKILATINNRFHSIKFTFEKEDDTLHTLPFLDLEIKRKGKNVEFSVYRKPTSTDRYITNDSYCAYNQKIAAFHSMVYRLCRLPLSVESYMKEYQQILHIADVNGYDKLVIDHLIKKHSKKLKLSNISTLFDQNTSSNKHRVTLPFTPNITNKLIHVFAKSEMSITTYQLIDAAAFTKSLALTATKNTLDKQEELQRLDSTNTIDP, translated from the exons ATGGATTTATTAAATAGAGGATTAAATTTCACAGTCAAACCACGCAAAGTCCCAATTATCGACATCGTAGCTGACATCGAATCTGCCATACAATACAAACAGTACGACATAAAAAAGTCAGTGAGGGACAAAGCTTTAcctcttattaaaaatacattgaaaCAACAACATCTTAACTCTACAGATAACAAAATGAACAACGCTCTtgagaaacttaaaaaacacaacacTTATTTCATGAAATCTGACAAAG TCAAGAACACATTTGACTTCGTTGACAAAgtaaaaaacatagaaattgaAGATGATGAAATTATGATTTCATTCGATGTAACGGCCCTTTTTCCATCGATCCCTATTAATGAAGCAGTCGAAGCAATCAGAAATCATTTACTTAAATTTGATCTACcaccagaaaaaacaaaaacttacattGATTgcatcaacatttgcatgaaacacaattgttttcaatttcggGACTCATTTTATTCAAACGACTTCGGATGTAGTATGGGAAACGGCCTCTCGCCATATGTCGCAGAAGCTTACATGTGTAAATTTgaatctgatttaaaaaaagaaggtaaACTACCACGTATTTGGCACAGATATGTTGATGATACCTTTGCTGTAGTGAAGAAATCAGAAGCTGAAAAAATACTCGCCACAATCAACAACAGATTCCATAGCATTAAATTCACTTTCGAGAAAGAGGATGACACCCTTCACACTTTGCCCTTTCTCGACCTTGAAATCAAGAGAAAAGGGAAAAACGTTGAGTTCAGTGTCTACAGAAAACCCACATCCACAGATCGATACATAACAAATGATTCATATTGCGCCtataatcaaaaaattgcagCCTTCCATTCAATGGTTTACAGATTATGCCGTCTACCTTTATCAGTTGAAAGCTACATGAAAGAATACCAACAAATACTTCATATAGCTGATGTGAACGGCTACGATAAATTAGTCATAGACCATTTGATCAAAAAACACTCGAAGAAGTTAAAGCTCAGCAACATCAGTACGTTATTTGACCAAAACACAAGTTCAAATAAACACCGCGTCACTTTACCCTTCACCCCGAATATCACCAACAAGCTAATACATGTCTTTGCTAAATCAGAAATGAGCATT ACAACATACCAACTAATCGATGCAGCGGCATTTACCAAATCTCTTGCTCtaactgcaacaaaaaatacattggaCAAACAAGAAGAGCTGCAGAGGTTAGATTCAACGAACACCATCGATCCGTAA